One Pelotomaculum isophthalicicum JI DNA segment encodes these proteins:
- a CDS encoding gamma carbonic anhydrase family protein yields MSLYRFSGRTPIVGAGSYVSELAMVIGDVRISENCYVGHGTVIRGDYGTIEIGPGTAVEEGTVIHAPPGGTCRIGKSVTLGHGAIIHADEIGDYALIGMGSILSLNAIVGSWAIVAEGCVVKNKQSIPEKVVVAGNPARIIRNTEPRDVEFWTWVKQLYVDLAHQYLREGMEKID; encoded by the coding sequence ATGTCACTGTATCGGTTTTCAGGTAGAACACCAATAGTTGGCGCGGGAAGTTACGTGAGTGAATTGGCTATGGTCATTGGCGACGTTAGAATTAGTGAGAACTGCTATGTAGGCCACGGTACTGTTATTAGAGGTGATTACGGGACTATTGAAATTGGTCCTGGCACCGCTGTAGAGGAGGGCACAGTGATTCATGCTCCCCCTGGTGGTACTTGCCGGATCGGTAAAAGTGTCACCTTGGGGCACGGAGCGATAATTCATGCCGACGAAATTGGAGACTATGCGTTAATCGGTATGGGCTCAATTTTAAGTCTAAATGCCATAGTAGGTTCCTGGGCCATCGTTGCCGAAGGATGTGTAGTGAAGAATAAACAAAGCATACCAGAAAAAGTCGTTGTGGCTGGCAACCCGGCCCGTATAATAAGAAATACTGAACCCAGAGATGTGGAATTTTGGACATGGGTTAAGCAGCTTTATGTTGATCTGGCTCATCAGTATTTACGAGAAGGTATGGAAAAAATAGATTGA